A stretch of Acipenser ruthenus chromosome 1, fAciRut3.2 maternal haplotype, whole genome shotgun sequence DNA encodes these proteins:
- the LOC117420924 gene encoding transmembrane protein 215-like: MRPDDINPRTGLVVAFCSIFLVFGFMFTVSGLKGETLGDIPLLAIGLALFLPGIGAIMLARKTDGCTNCLCCTQCCRRKKEKNKEGSELLEVPWDLESGKGGCNDWDKDRHLRSGEDSVSTTTTVGESRSLIRKVDQEEVIRYLEACYPSSVFTRVRDVTSYNVLDHMCAPRDSVAYIAARNSVVYLPRDSIVVYTHRDSTPYGRYCCYINPVNFSWSHETVV, from the coding sequence ATGAGACCAGATGATATTAACCCCCGGACTGGATTGGTGGTGGCTTTTTGCAGCATCTTCTTGGTTTTTGGGTTTATGTTTACAGTCTCGGGATTGAAGGGTGAGACTTTGGGGGATATTCCCTTATTGGCCATTGGGTTAGCGCTATTCTTGCCTGGAATTGGCGCAATCATGTTGGCTAGAAAGACTGACGGTTGTACAAATTGCCTGTGTTGCACGCAGTGTTGTCGCAGGAAAAAGGAAAAGAATAAGGAAGGCTCAGAGTTGCTGGAAGTCCCTTGGGACCTGGAGTCTGGGAAAGGGGGCTGCAATGACTGGGACAAAGATAGGCATCTGAGATCAGGGGAGGATTCTGTGTCCACAACAACCACTGTTGGGGAATCCCGGAGTCTGATCCGAAAGGTGGACCAAGAAGAGGTGATACGTTACCTTGAGGCTTGCTATCCTTCCAGTGTCTTCACCAGGGTCCGGGATGTCACCTCTTACAATGTCCTAGATCACATGTGTGCCCCCAGAGACAGCGTTGCCTACATTGCAGCTCGTAACAGTGTGGTATATCTGCCTAGAGACAGCATTGTCGTCTACACACACAGGGACAGCACTCCCTATGGAAGGTACTGCTGCTACATCAACCCAGTGAATTTCAGCTGGAGCCATGAGACTGTAGTCTGA
- the LOC117420549 gene encoding TBC1 domain family member 2A-like, with protein MLPTSLFNFLFLPIEYDDYGFKTIPDYEVEDVKLLAKIQALEIRSNNLRNNEMVDKPLRTRWANYLASRPLDQLAPSPELKGLIRCGIPVEYREQVWRWIVRTRMQVYRKRNPNRYQELRKHCEVSEHPASRQIRQDLHRTLTSNKHFSSPTSDAVQKLQRILLAFSWQNPTIGYCQGLNRLAAIALLVLKDEEDAFWCLVAIVEIIMPQDYYSKTLTASQVTRFMLLQRCCYGKTDAASGV; from the exons ATGTTACCAACATCCTTGTTTAACTTTCTGTTCCTTCCCATTGAGTACGACGACTATGGATTCAAGACCATTCCTGATTATGAAGTAGAGGACGTGAAGCTCCTGGCCAAAATCCAGGCCCTGGAGATCCGTTCCAACAACCTGCGCAACAATGAGATGGTGGACAAGCCCTTGCGGACCAGGTGGGCTAACTACCTGGCCAGCCGTCCCTTGGACCAGCTGGCTCCCTCCCCGGAGCTGAAGGGCCTGATCCGGTGTGGGATCCCTGTGGAGTACCGGGAGCAGGTGTGGCGCTGGATCGTGAGGACACGGATGCAGGTCTATAGGAAGCGGAATCCCAATCGCTACCAGGAGCTGAGGAAGCACTGCGAGGTGTCGGAGCACCCGGCCTCACGGCAGATCAGGCAGGACCTGCACCGCACCCTCACCAGCAATAAGCACTTCTCCTCGCCCACCTCCGACGCAGTCCAAAAGCTGCAGCGCATTCTGCTAGCCTTCTCCTGGCAAAACCCCACCATCGGCTACTGCCAGGGTCTCAACCG GTTGGCAGCTATTGCACTTTTAGTTCTGAAGGATGAAGAGGATGCCTTCTGGTGTCTGGTGGCTATTGTTGAAATCATAATGCCACAAGACTACTACAGCAAAACCCTCACTGCCTCtcag GTAACTCGCTTTATGTTGCTACAACGGTGTTGCTACGGGAAGACTGATGCTGCTTCTGGCGTTTAA